One Amorphoplanes digitatis genomic window carries:
- a CDS encoding YncE family protein, whose amino-acid sequence MGKWKAALAASILCGSSILALGATTGAALADSQAELSIASFGDIVVDGVHKRVFISDPAGGKIVATNYRGAVVGELTGLGYVDGLALSSDSSRLYAALSGAHAIAAVDTDTVRETARYPVGDRSPHSVAPVGDKLWFGFMEGDNGNFGSVDPADNTVHLPGSLNAERLQAEPVVRAGAAAPGTLVVADRDSADFWVYDVSSGTEGEPRRAAGTGPAVKESAFTADGSHLVRAANGAESQVRLGDLTTTVTYPALSRANGVDVNTDGRIAISVANQATGDDVYVFEGEQTSATQTIRLPEAGSPPDGSGEPPRDGIQDRGIAWEPAGPRLFAVARYRRAFRLWVLNDPAPTPALTVSAPATATRAEPLTIAGTSSLPAGTEIVVNRADLESAKAPVCTAVTDAAGGFACTDTPNAGGEVVYTAAFAGDEQYGAASARTTVTVSREAPALTLNRNGAVFAYGTQVAFTARLGATHTNRTVEIWADPYGDKPNRLIKSATVNDAGKVTARITLTRNTTVTARFAGDARYAPAVATSDVRTRVAISTAVSEHYQTGLIDSTEYHYFHRNTTPQFTTAMTAYPGRKQKLVVQFYADGEWRAWSSRFVAIDADGTSVAKLTGAHPRDVLFRVRSVYVTGDSGDSANQTTYGAWQHFTFQEMSA is encoded by the coding sequence ATGGGTAAGTGGAAGGCCGCGCTTGCGGCCTCGATCCTTTGTGGATCGTCAATCCTCGCGCTCGGCGCGACCACCGGTGCCGCGCTTGCCGACTCGCAGGCCGAGCTCTCGATCGCCTCGTTCGGCGACATCGTCGTCGACGGCGTCCACAAGCGAGTGTTCATCAGCGACCCGGCGGGCGGAAAGATCGTCGCCACCAACTACCGCGGCGCCGTGGTCGGCGAGCTGACAGGCCTGGGGTACGTGGACGGCCTCGCCCTCTCCAGCGACTCCAGCCGGCTCTACGCCGCGCTGTCGGGCGCGCACGCGATCGCGGCCGTCGACACCGACACGGTGCGCGAGACGGCCCGCTACCCGGTGGGCGACCGGAGTCCGCACTCCGTCGCGCCGGTCGGCGACAAGCTGTGGTTCGGCTTCATGGAGGGCGACAACGGCAACTTCGGCTCGGTCGACCCGGCCGACAACACCGTGCACCTGCCCGGCAGCCTGAACGCCGAACGGCTACAGGCCGAACCGGTCGTCCGGGCCGGCGCCGCCGCGCCCGGCACGCTCGTGGTGGCCGACCGCGACTCCGCGGACTTCTGGGTGTACGACGTCTCGTCGGGCACCGAGGGCGAGCCCCGGCGGGCCGCCGGCACCGGCCCCGCCGTGAAGGAGTCGGCCTTCACCGCCGACGGCAGCCACCTGGTCCGGGCCGCCAACGGGGCCGAGTCGCAGGTCCGGCTCGGCGACCTGACGACCACCGTCACCTACCCGGCGCTGTCCCGGGCCAACGGCGTCGACGTCAACACCGACGGCCGGATCGCGATCTCGGTGGCGAATCAGGCGACCGGGGACGACGTCTACGTCTTCGAGGGCGAGCAGACCTCGGCCACCCAGACGATTCGCCTGCCCGAGGCGGGTAGCCCGCCCGACGGCTCGGGCGAGCCGCCCCGCGACGGTATCCAGGACCGGGGCATCGCCTGGGAGCCGGCCGGCCCGCGGCTGTTCGCGGTCGCCCGGTACCGCCGCGCCTTCCGGCTCTGGGTGCTCAACGACCCGGCGCCGACGCCGGCGCTCACCGTGAGCGCACCGGCCACCGCCACCCGCGCGGAGCCGCTGACTATCGCCGGCACCAGCTCGCTCCCGGCCGGTACCGAGATCGTCGTGAACCGCGCCGACCTGGAGTCCGCCAAGGCGCCGGTGTGCACCGCGGTGACCGACGCCGCCGGCGGGTTCGCCTGCACCGACACGCCGAACGCCGGTGGCGAGGTCGTCTACACGGCCGCCTTCGCCGGTGACGAGCAGTACGGCGCGGCCTCGGCCAGGACCACCGTCACGGTCTCCCGGGAGGCGCCCGCGCTGACCCTGAACCGGAACGGCGCGGTCTTCGCCTACGGCACCCAGGTGGCCTTCACCGCGCGGCTGGGCGCCACCCACACCAACCGGACCGTGGAGATCTGGGCCGACCCGTACGGCGACAAGCCGAACCGGCTGATCAAGTCGGCGACCGTGAACGACGCGGGCAAGGTCACCGCCCGCATCACGCTGACCCGCAACACCACGGTGACCGCCAGGTTCGCCGGCGACGCGCGCTACGCACCCGCGGTGGCGACCTCCGACGTCCGCACCCGGGTCGCGATCAGCACGGCCGTCTCGGAGCACTACCAGACCGGCCTGATCGACTCGACGGAGTACCACTACTTCCACCGGAACACGACGCCGCAGTTCACCACCGCGATGACCGCATACCCCGGTCGCAAGCAGAAGCTCGTCGTCCAGTTCTACGCCGACGGCGAGTGGCGCGCCTGGAGCTCGCGGTTCGTCGCGATCGACGCCGACGGCACGTCGGTCGCCAAGCTGACCGGCGCACACCCGCGCGACGTCCTCTTCCGGGTTCGCTCCGTCTACGTGACGGGCGACTCCGGTGACAGCGCCAACCAGACAACCTACGGCGCCTGGCAGCACTTCACCTTCCAAGAGATGAGCGCCTAG
- the purE gene encoding 5-(carboxyamino)imidazole ribonucleotide mutase, with protein MTPVVGVIMGSDSDWPTMEAAAEALAEFDVPFEVGVVSAHRTVRKMVDYATSAADRGLRVIITGAGGAAHLPGMVASMTPLPVIGVPVPLKYLDGMDSLLSIVQMPAGVPVATVSIGGARNAGLLAVRILAASDPVLLKRMQAFQAGLEQVVADKDAALRARLLPDAG; from the coding sequence ATGACACCGGTAGTCGGCGTGATCATGGGCAGCGACTCGGACTGGCCGACGATGGAGGCGGCGGCCGAGGCCCTGGCCGAGTTCGACGTGCCGTTCGAGGTCGGCGTCGTCTCGGCACATCGCACGGTCCGCAAGATGGTCGACTACGCGACGTCCGCGGCCGACCGCGGCCTCAGGGTCATCATCACCGGCGCGGGCGGCGCGGCCCACCTGCCGGGCATGGTCGCCTCGATGACGCCGCTGCCGGTCATCGGCGTGCCGGTGCCGCTGAAGTACCTGGACGGCATGGACTCGCTGCTGTCGATCGTGCAGATGCCCGCCGGGGTGCCGGTGGCGACGGTCTCGATCGGCGGCGCGCGCAACGCGGGCCTGCTGGCGGTCCGCATCCTGGCCGCCTCGGACCCGGTCCTGCTCAAGCGGATGCAGGCCTTCCAGGCCGGCCTCGAGCAGGTCGTCGCGGACAAGGACGCCGCGCTGCGGGCCCGCCTGCTCCCAGACGCCGGCTAA
- a CDS encoding 5-(carboxyamino)imidazole ribonucleotide synthase — MDTRTGLPVVGMVGGGQLARMTHQAAIALGQSLRVLAESPDDSASLVAADVHIGTHTDLAALREFAKGCDAVTFDHEHVPTAHIAALAAEGVKIYPGANAILYAQDKRQMRERLSALGAPVPRWRPVTTAAEIADFAAGLAGADSPAGWPVVAKAVRGGYDGRGVWMLDDLAAAEALVATGTELIVEERVPLRRELAVLVARSPFGQVAAYPVVETVQRDGICVEVLAPAPDLPEALAVGAQQLAIDLANALGVVGLLAVELFDTGTGVLVNELAMRPHNSGHWTIEGARTSQFEQHLRAVLDYPMGETSLAAPAVVMANVLGGEPGGMSIDERLHHLFAADPGARVHLYGKQVRPGRKIGHVTVLGDDMAQVRVRAVRAARWLQEGRQ; from the coding sequence ATGGATACCCGAACCGGTCTGCCCGTAGTCGGCATGGTGGGCGGAGGCCAGCTGGCCCGGATGACCCACCAGGCCGCGATCGCCCTCGGCCAGTCGCTGCGCGTGCTCGCCGAGTCGCCCGACGACAGCGCCTCGCTCGTCGCCGCCGATGTGCACATCGGCACGCACACCGACCTGGCCGCGCTGCGCGAGTTCGCCAAGGGGTGCGACGCCGTCACCTTCGACCACGAGCACGTGCCGACCGCGCACATCGCCGCGCTCGCCGCCGAGGGCGTCAAGATCTACCCCGGCGCGAACGCGATCCTGTACGCACAGGACAAGCGCCAGATGCGCGAACGCCTGAGCGCGCTCGGCGCCCCGGTGCCCCGCTGGCGGCCGGTGACCACGGCAGCGGAGATCGCCGACTTCGCCGCCGGCCTCGCCGGCGCCGACTCCCCGGCCGGCTGGCCGGTCGTGGCCAAGGCGGTCCGGGGCGGCTACGACGGCCGCGGCGTGTGGATGCTCGATGATCTCGCCGCCGCGGAGGCGCTCGTCGCCACCGGCACCGAGCTGATCGTCGAGGAGCGGGTGCCGCTGCGGCGGGAGCTGGCCGTGCTGGTCGCCCGGTCGCCGTTCGGGCAGGTCGCCGCCTACCCCGTCGTCGAGACCGTGCAGCGCGACGGCATCTGCGTCGAGGTGCTCGCGCCGGCGCCGGACCTGCCCGAGGCCCTCGCCGTCGGCGCGCAGCAGCTCGCCATCGACCTGGCCAACGCGCTCGGCGTCGTCGGGCTGCTGGCCGTCGAGCTCTTCGACACCGGCACCGGCGTCCTGGTCAACGAGCTGGCCATGCGTCCGCACAACTCCGGGCACTGGACGATCGAGGGCGCCCGCACGTCGCAGTTCGAGCAGCATCTGCGCGCCGTCCTCGACTATCCGATGGGCGAGACGTCGCTGGCCGCGCCCGCCGTGGTGATGGCCAACGTGCTCGGCGGCGAGCCCGGCGGCATGTCCATCGACGAGCGGCTGCATCACCTCTTCGCCGCCGATCCGGGCGCCCGCGTGCACCTCTACGGCAAGCAGGTGCGGCCCGGCCGCAAGATCGGGCACGTCACCGTGCTCGGTGACGACATGGCGCAGGTGCGCGTGCGGGCCGTGCGCGCCGCCCGCTGGTTGCAGGAAGGCAGGCAATGA
- a CDS encoding thioredoxin domain-containing protein: protein MANRLAGATSPYLLQHKDNPVDWWPWSDEAFAEARKRDVPVLISVGYAACHWCHVMAHESFEDEAVARLVNDGFVAIKVDREERPDVDAVYMTATQAMTGQGGWPMTVFATPGGEPFFCGTYFPKAGFTNLLTSVATAWRDQREAVITQGAAVVQTIGGAQLVGAATAPISAGLLDAAAARLAAEHDPAYGGFGGAPKFPPHMDLLFLLRHHQRTGAENDLEIVRHTAEQMARGGLYDQLAGGFARYAVDNTWTVPHFEKMLYDNALLLRVYTQLWRLTGDAFARRIADETAAFLLRDLATPAGGLASALDADTDGTEGLTYAWTPAQLNEALGEPDGTWAADLFRVTTKGTFEHGSSVLVLARDIDAADPELVARWRDVRDRLLAARGERPQPARDDKVVASWNGLAVTALAEYAQLTGGSGAEAVELATVLAERHIVGGRLRRVSRDGVVGAPVGVLEDYGCVAEAFCAVHQLTGDGRWLTRAGEVLDVALAHFATGSGGFYDTADDAERLVTRPADPTDNATPSGLAALCAGLVGYAALSGETRYREAADAALETAGPLIERHPRFAGYSATVAEAMLAGPYEIAVVTPDPAGDPLVAAAHRHAPPGTVVVAGEPGRPGVPLLADRPLIDGAAAAYVCRGFVCDRPVTSVADLVTRLSA from the coding sequence ATGGCCAACCGTCTCGCCGGCGCGACCTCGCCCTATCTGCTCCAGCACAAGGACAACCCCGTCGACTGGTGGCCCTGGTCCGACGAGGCGTTCGCCGAGGCGCGCAAGCGCGACGTGCCCGTGCTGATCTCGGTCGGCTACGCCGCCTGCCACTGGTGCCACGTGATGGCGCACGAGTCGTTCGAGGACGAGGCGGTCGCCCGGCTGGTCAACGACGGCTTCGTCGCCATCAAGGTCGACCGCGAGGAGCGGCCCGACGTCGACGCCGTCTACATGACCGCCACCCAGGCGATGACCGGCCAGGGCGGCTGGCCGATGACCGTCTTCGCGACCCCGGGCGGCGAACCGTTCTTCTGCGGCACCTACTTCCCGAAGGCCGGCTTCACGAACCTCCTGACGTCTGTGGCCACGGCCTGGCGTGACCAGCGCGAGGCGGTGATCACGCAGGGCGCGGCGGTGGTGCAGACGATCGGCGGCGCGCAGCTCGTCGGCGCGGCGACCGCCCCGATCTCCGCGGGGCTGCTCGACGCCGCGGCGGCCCGGCTCGCCGCGGAGCACGACCCGGCGTACGGCGGCTTCGGCGGCGCCCCGAAGTTCCCGCCGCACATGGACCTGCTGTTCCTGCTGCGCCACCACCAGCGCACCGGCGCGGAGAACGACCTGGAGATCGTCCGGCACACGGCGGAGCAGATGGCCCGCGGCGGCCTTTACGACCAGCTGGCGGGCGGCTTCGCGCGGTACGCGGTCGACAACACGTGGACCGTGCCGCACTTCGAGAAGATGCTCTACGACAACGCCCTGCTGCTGCGCGTGTACACCCAGCTGTGGCGGCTCACCGGCGACGCGTTCGCCCGCCGCATCGCGGACGAGACCGCGGCGTTCCTGCTCCGCGACCTGGCCACCCCCGCGGGCGGGCTGGCGTCGGCCCTGGACGCCGACACCGACGGCACCGAGGGGCTGACCTACGCGTGGACCCCGGCCCAGCTCAACGAGGCGCTGGGCGAACCGGACGGCACCTGGGCGGCCGACCTGTTCCGGGTGACCACCAAGGGCACGTTCGAGCACGGCAGCAGCGTCCTGGTGCTGGCCCGCGACATCGACGCCGCCGATCCGGAGCTGGTCGCCCGCTGGCGCGACGTCCGGGACCGCCTGCTGGCGGCGCGCGGCGAACGCCCGCAGCCGGCCCGCGACGACAAGGTCGTGGCCTCCTGGAACGGCCTCGCGGTCACCGCGCTGGCGGAGTACGCACAGCTCACCGGCGGTTCGGGCGCCGAGGCCGTCGAGCTGGCCACGGTGCTGGCGGAGCGGCACATCGTGGGCGGCCGGCTGCGCCGCGTCTCCCGCGACGGCGTGGTCGGCGCGCCGGTGGGCGTGCTGGAGGACTACGGCTGCGTGGCCGAGGCGTTCTGCGCGGTGCACCAGCTGACCGGCGACGGGCGGTGGCTGACCCGGGCGGGCGAGGTGCTCGACGTGGCGCTCGCGCACTTCGCGACCGGGTCCGGCGGCTTCTACGACACGGCCGACGACGCGGAACGGCTCGTGACCCGGCCCGCCGACCCGACCGACAACGCGACCCCGTCCGGGCTGGCGGCGCTCTGCGCCGGGCTGGTCGGCTACGCGGCGCTCAGCGGCGAGACCCGGTACCGGGAGGCCGCGGACGCGGCGCTCGAGACCGCCGGGCCGCTGATCGAGCGCCATCCGCGGTTCGCCGGCTACTCGGCGACGGTGGCGGAGGCGATGCTCGCGGGCCCGTACGAGATCGCCGTCGTCACGCCGGACCCGGCGGGCGACCCGCTGGTCGCGGCCGCGCACCGGCACGCGCCGCCGGGGACGGTCGTGGTGGCCGGCGAGCCCGGCCGCCCGGGCGTGCCGCTGCTGGCGGACCGGCCCCTGATCGACGGCGCCGCGGCGGCCTACGTCTGCCGGGGTTTCGTGTGCGACCGCCCGGTGACCTCGGTGGCGGACCTGGTGACCCGCCTGTCCGCCTGA
- a CDS encoding DUF11 domain-containing protein, with product MGPGATFTATAANALDQGATVTFTAVGVATVDGHHTFSAEARTDTYEVDTADNRASVTATVTPAADIQITLTTDDVIAVTGDVGTVTATVTNNGPSTAADPTMTVTLPAGLRVPPGAVISAPPGWTVTVGPADGSVQTVTLTSDHVLRSTASESIDIPAKAMATGPWYVRAIVESTTYDRIPANNEYQLRLPVAARADLALSVDTTNAPRSQGASGSLSVALTNLGVDPADGTVVTIGLPAGVALAAPPQPPTGWVVAVAAQTVILTSTGEVRPGPATVFALAVRGVAPTAPQAVVSAGVTAATADPVNANNTATGPVTVRPVSDSGQPGPGPDIGVPDPTMILPTADMAVTVTKPRPVRSGGSGVLTVAVANNGPNDAGTPRATAVLPAEIHWSAPRVAPAGWTVTFAGRTVTFTAASPMVVGRTVSFAIPFDTAPAGAYAITATVESATDDPEAANNAARASLSVGPIAEVSVLVDAHSAPHVPGSAGSVAVTVADAGPDDAEAPVFTVTLPAGLLRSGPVTPPPGWTITDNGRRITIRSSRMTAGSAATVGIAVQAGSAGVHAVTATARSNTLDTRPADNRDRELVTVAAAPITGGGGATALPLTGVAVTGLGWLAVGLLTAGFALRAAAGRPRRRSAS from the coding sequence GTGGGGCCGGGGGCCACCTTCACCGCGACGGCCGCCAACGCCCTCGACCAGGGCGCGACCGTCACGTTCACCGCGGTCGGCGTCGCCACCGTTGACGGGCACCACACGTTCTCGGCCGAGGCCAGGACCGACACCTACGAGGTCGACACCGCCGACAACAGGGCATCGGTGACCGCGACCGTCACGCCGGCCGCCGACATACAGATCACGCTCACTACCGACGACGTCATCGCGGTCACCGGGGACGTCGGCACGGTCACGGCGACCGTCACCAACAACGGTCCGTCCACCGCGGCCGACCCGACCATGACCGTCACCCTGCCCGCCGGCCTGCGGGTCCCGCCGGGCGCGGTCATCTCGGCACCGCCCGGGTGGACCGTCACCGTCGGTCCCGCGGACGGCAGCGTCCAGACCGTGACGCTCACCTCCGACCACGTCCTGCGGAGCACGGCGTCCGAGTCCATCGACATCCCGGCCAAGGCGATGGCCACCGGACCGTGGTACGTGCGAGCCATCGTGGAATCCACGACCTACGACCGGATACCGGCCAACAACGAGTACCAGTTGCGACTGCCGGTCGCGGCCCGGGCCGACCTCGCACTCTCGGTTGACACCACGAACGCCCCGCGGTCGCAGGGGGCATCCGGGTCGCTGTCGGTCGCGCTCACCAACCTCGGCGTCGATCCGGCCGACGGCACGGTCGTGACAATCGGCCTGCCGGCCGGAGTCGCACTCGCCGCACCGCCGCAGCCGCCGACGGGCTGGGTCGTCGCGGTCGCCGCCCAGACCGTCATCCTGACCAGCACCGGGGAGGTGAGGCCGGGGCCGGCCACGGTCTTCGCGCTCGCCGTACGCGGCGTCGCACCGACCGCGCCGCAGGCGGTCGTGAGCGCCGGCGTCACCGCCGCGACGGCAGACCCGGTGAACGCCAACAACACCGCCACCGGCCCGGTGACCGTCCGGCCGGTATCTGATTCAGGCCAGCCCGGACCGGGACCCGACATCGGGGTACCCGATCCCACGATGATCCTGCCGACGGCCGACATGGCGGTCACGGTCACCAAGCCGAGGCCAGTGCGCAGCGGCGGTTCGGGCGTGCTCACCGTCGCGGTGGCCAACAACGGGCCGAACGACGCCGGCACGCCACGGGCCACGGCCGTACTTCCCGCGGAGATCCACTGGAGTGCACCCCGGGTGGCGCCGGCCGGCTGGACCGTCACGTTCGCCGGCCGGACGGTGACCTTCACGGCGGCCTCGCCCATGGTGGTCGGTCGTACCGTCTCGTTCGCCATCCCCTTCGACACGGCCCCGGCCGGCGCCTACGCCATCACCGCCACCGTCGAATCCGCGACGGACGACCCGGAGGCGGCCAACAACGCGGCCCGTGCGTCGTTGTCGGTCGGCCCGATCGCCGAGGTCTCCGTGCTCGTAGACGCGCACTCCGCCCCGCACGTGCCCGGTTCGGCCGGCTCGGTGGCGGTCACCGTCGCCGACGCCGGGCCGGACGACGCGGAGGCCCCGGTGTTCACCGTCACCCTGCCCGCCGGCCTGCTCCGAAGCGGTCCGGTCACGCCTCCGCCCGGCTGGACCATCACGGACAACGGCCGGCGGATCACCATCCGGTCCAGCCGGATGACGGCCGGCTCGGCGGCAACGGTCGGCATCGCCGTGCAGGCCGGCAGCGCGGGCGTGCACGCCGTGACCGCCACCGCACGGTCGAACACCCTTGACACCCGCCCGGCCGACAACCGCGACAGGGAACTCGTGACCGTTGCCGCCGCGCCGATCACCGGGGGCGGGGGAGCCACCGCGCTGCCACTTACCGGCGTCGCGGTCACCGGGCTCGGCTGGCTGGCCGTCGGGCTGCTCACCGCCGGGTTCGCGTTGCGAGCCGCGGCGGGCCGGCCGCGCCGGCGTTCCGCGTCCTGA